Below is a window of Ananas comosus cultivar F153 linkage group 9, ASM154086v1, whole genome shotgun sequence DNA.
TGCAAGCAATAAGTTGGTCATGACCCTGTTGCACCAACCTCTGGTTAGAAGTGACTCCAAAGAAATTTGCTTAATCTCAGTCCCAAAAAGGGTATTCGCATCATAAATTCGTTAGTGTAGTAGAGTGGAGTGAACATAGAAACTAGTTAAAAAACTTGGCATACACTTTAGGCAGAGTTATACACTGGAACAGCAAACAAACAAGTAAATGACAAATGGGGTAATTTCTTTAATCTGCCTTTTACTTATATGTAGAGGAGAGTTACGATGAAACGTTCTAATTGGTGTCGGTATCTTGACATGGCTCTGCAAATGAGAAAATGTAATAATGCCATTATAGATGTTTACTTCAATGAAATTACTAAAATCCACCAAATTGAATATAGATCGAGAGTATATGCCTTATCTTCTATCTATCAAGTACTACAGAAGAAACAATGTGTAAATCGCACAATAAGGCCTTCGGTCTGGGTTTGCACTTCTCAAAGCACCTATTTTTATGCTTTCGAAGGCCCAAAAAGGCAAAAGCGCTTACAATTTTTCCTCCAATCCTATAAAATTGCAATGGAAACCAACACCGGAGAAGCATGTAACCACATGATTTGCGCACTCTGGTCTAGTTTGAAAGAGTTCCAGTGAAGATTCACAAAAGAATTCACCCATTAGAAAGAGCTGTAAATTCCATTAATTCATGCAGTGGCTGCCTTGTTACCCTATTTTCAAAAAATGAACTAACTAATTTGTTAAAGCAACCAACCAAATGACACTATGGGGGTTCAAAATGAGGATCGGAATGGCGAAAACACAGTAAGCTTCGCATAGGCCTCTACTAGTTATGTTCTTCATTGATACCTTCTCAAAGCCCTAGATCTTCACAGCATATCCTCAGATTACTCAATTCGTACACTCCCTTTGCAGAGTAAATAGGTGCTTAATAGAATCACATACGAGTAAACTCAAATCTCAAGAACACAATCGACCCAAACCTCATAAACCCTAAGCCAGTTTACTGGAAAATTCCCCAAAATTCGAGACGAATCGCCATAAAAGTAACAacatttagggcttgtttggttcatccattttgggtatggaatggaaatcggtttgatcaaattcggttaattttgtttggttcgcataaatcggtttgggattcctattccggactggaatgggaatggcccattagccttcaacttgattccggtcttctagcctgGATTGAAATTTTATTCCGAGAGCCCACTAgattctcgaagcccatgtgaccatctcaccctccttctcttcacccctttctcatcaaaaaaaaaaaaacctatcatctctcaaaaccctattcctaacccacatcaataaaaatttttaaaaataaatttgatattttttttggaaaacttattagagaataatattatatttttcataaattttaaataatataaatttatatttgagagtaaaattagtattatagtatcctataatttttttagtttatacgaaccaaacaatgaaatgtaaataactcattccaattcccaatccacaaataaaccaaacgtcttgggggagtgggccattccaattaccattccaattcattttcattccattatccatttcaattccacccttgaaccaaacaagcccttagggTTTCATGCTCATGGATTGTTGTGCAGTGCGATCAGTGAGCACAAGAATTCGAGCCCGAATTGTACCAATCAAATCGAAACCCTAGCGGGATCATTCGAACGCACGAATTCGAGCCCGGGAGAAACCGATCAAACCGAAACCCTGGAGGATTGGAGTAGCTGGGAACGGATCAAGCTTACAAGGCCCATGAGCTTGTGGAGGGTTTTGGATTCGGTGGCGACGGCGTAGGTGAGGACGATGGGGACGGTGACGTACACCGCGAATTTCCCGATCTCCAGTAAATCCTTCGACGTCCCCAGCGACGACAtcgcccttctctctctctctctctctctctctctctctctaaagggGTTTTTGGGTTCGTTGGAATGGTGAGGATGTATAtatagacagagagagagagagagagagagagagagaggcgagaaGTGGGATGCTACGCGGAGGGAACTTATCTGCTCGTACAAAGTTGGCGCGCCGAGATTCGTGCGCCCATTGATGTGCTATTACCCTAATAATCGTTGTATTTAAACTGATTAAAGGCCTCATTTGGTTTTAAGATCAAAAGATGTTGAAGGGAAATGGAATCATATATTTCTCATTTTCAATTCATTATAAAGCCAATAAAACCCATACAGTATTGATTATTTGGTGTCAAAAGGCTATGGAACAAGAGCATTTAAGAAAGCGTTGCTCACACTTTGTGTAATGTGTAATCCCcgtaattccaaacgaagtgtaaaaatatttaatttgattaaattttctttcaaacaaAATGTTCACTAACATAATGCATAATGTGGAGTAAGAAAAGTGGCAGCAAAAAACATTCCGTTAACCTTAGATGGATGATAAATTTACAAACACAATGTATAACATGCAGCAAGAAAGTAGCggcaaaaaatattatgtttatcCTCGAAAAAAGTGATAACACGTTGCCTGAAAACAgcaaaatagaaggaaaaagagaaatttaGAACATTTGCACGTAGATCGAAGTTATTTCCAAAGATCAAACAAACATTTCTATTCTAATAACTCAAATTCCGTTTATAGGGTACGTTTGCATCAGAGAAACTGAGGGTTGGGAACTGGAGCCTCTAAAGtgatgaatttgagctactgAAATAGATAATGCAACATCACTTTGAAATTGCCAACATTTTTAGacaggagagaaagaaaagaaagaagaagaatacaTAGTTATAAGAAGCATCACAACAATTGGCAAATAGAAACATATTATCCATGTCCCACTCCTTTTCTCCAAGCATGCTGATCCTGCACCTAATAACTCCACAACAACCTAAATCAAGATAAGAATCACTTTTCCATGCAATCTCCCAAAAATGAAGCatacaaaaattattaaatcattTTGATACTGTCCCCTTTTTCACTAGTCTTGTTCTTCACGGAAGTGCGGCCTTCAAGGACCTTGTGAAGTTTTCCAGCTCTTTCAATCCATCTTCAGAGGATTTTGCTTCGCCCAAGAGCTTTACTATCGCACTACCGAATATCACACCGTCCGCACCCCATCCAGCCACCTACATAAATGTTAAGTTTTCTTTCTGAGAAAtagaataatgaaaatatataaggATTTGAAAATGTAGACAAATAAAATTTCCATTGTATTTATAACCTGCTCCACGTGCTCCGGTTTCGATATGCCAAAGCCGACTGCTACAGGTTTAGTCGTTGCCTGTTAAACAGTGAGAAACCTTTGGCTAAACAAGCCAACAAACAAATAGGggaaattcatgctaaatatgaCAAAAAGCCATAGTTGAGAACATATCAAAGAATGCTGATAACATGCTGACAATTCAGTTAGCTACAAGGCAAATGTACTTCTTTATTTCTTCTCGTACCCGCAACTTTGAATGCTTATCTGAAGTACATTGACTCTCTGGGTCAAGTTGATCGCACAAAAATTACTCCTAAATTTTAGGTCACTGTAGTGGTAATGGCGCTGTAGCAGctcaaaaaagaaatcaaagaaTCCCGTTTGGGCACCTTACAGCCCACACAGTTTTGTACAACACTTACATCAAAGATTCGTAAATCTAGAAACTAAGGCAGATTTTGAATGGAGATACATGGACAAAGAAAGAATTATAACTAAGAGCTATGCAATCGAaattgttggctatttattattgggctaAAATAGGTCCAACTTTCTGTCCCGTGACAATAGGTCCAGGAGTCTAATAAATTGAGTTGGGTAAGcttaataagttgagtggggCTGCGGTCCACAAGAGACCTAACAACAAGAGGCCCAACAATAAACCCAACGTCCCGCTGGATTGAGTCAGGTCGAAACCCGTGAGCGTTGTGGTTGAGTTCGTAAGTGCGATAAGTGCGCCCTTCCTATCAGTACGTGCTTTTGGAATAATTGGTTAGCACTTACGATCCATAGAAATTGTAGAGATTGGTCTTTGGTAATGAGGAAAATTACAGAGGATTCACACCTGTTTAATCTCCTGAAGAAGAGATTGCACGCGTAAACTAACAGATGCACGGGCACCTGTAACTCCCACTGAGCTGACCTGCACGGTAGAAGAGGCTTATAACAGCACCCTCAACGCCAGTAATTATTAAAGAAATTATGTACACATGTAacaggaaagtaaaaaaatgatcCTAAAGGAGAAAGAATAAACTTATAACAGATTGCGTTGCACGAATTAACTTGTTGATGCCTTGGGCATGCCTGTACATTGCTGACACCAATTTAAGAActactaatttaaatttagttgcCAAATTATTTTTTGCCTTCATACTGAAATTTGACCAAAAATTTAAGAACAAAAGACAACAATTTCATActaaggccttgtttggtattGAATATTGATTATTGAACCCTTTTTTTAAATGCATATTCTCTGCAATAGAGCATGTGCTTGGGTAGTGGATCTATTAACTAGTAGTAAATCAATTACAGAAACATCAAAGAATAGATAGTCTCTTTGATATGGCAGAAGCAAATAATAAAACGAGTATATTTGCATTTCACCATTACAAGAGAAAGAAGCAAGTGACTGATGATTCTGATCTCATTGTAGTCAGTCTTTATAACAGGTGAAGGaaaaattctttattcttatactTTGCTTTCCATAACCTAAAAGCGGGTACTGTATCAGCTAAAAAAGAAGCCTTCCGAGAAACAAAAATCAACCATGATTAACTTTACATACAAAGAATTTCAGTAAGTAAATAAACTTACAAGGTAAATAAAACCTTCTGAAGCTTCTACGATGGCTTTCATCCTCTCAGTTGGTGTAGTTGGAGTTGTAAGTAGCACCTACAAGCAACAGAGAAAAAGGATATATGGCTGTAATGCTACTTGGTACTCATACACGTACTCATACACAAATAAAATGAGACGTGCAAATCAGAAATTTCCCCTAAGTGTGCTTAATGTCAGAAATCATAATGAGACACAAaataagagaaaaggaaaaaaggaaaacaggTAAAAAGCAACAATAGCAACAGCAATAAAGCCTTCAAAGCCTTCATTCCAGATTAATTGGTGTTGGCGTAGCTCTGTCATGGGTTATGTTGTCCACGAGGAAAATGGTATTTATATCTTTTCTTATAGTACAAATCTAAATCCCAGTGAAAAGTCAGATTCTACCAAAAGTTAAAGATAGCGCAACTGACTGTTTAGGTTGCATTAGAACATTTTAGCATGCATATTACCAAAAGGTGCAAAATGTCAAATCTCAGACAGTCTTGTGGTTAATAAATTAGAAACAAACTAGTAACCAGGAAGAATTGAAAATCCAGCATAAATGAAAAACAATAACATTGTAAATCATTATAAAGGACAAGTAGTTGAGCTAAGTAATAATTTGACACAAATATGCAAATATTAACTAATTCTATAATGTAAGGTCTACTGAAATGATGAGATACAGGAGAAAACCTACTAACTCAATATTATGCTTAACAGCTTGATCTCTCAAAATTTCAGTCTCCTCCAAAGGAACATCAGGCACCACAAGCCCTGGAAAATGGTAATTGTGACAATTATTATAAAGATGATAAAACAAAATTACTAGTAAACTTCTGAGAATGCACGGATTAAGAGGGAAACTTGGGAAATGGGAAACAGCAAAAAACCTTTTACTATTTTCCAAAGTTAATAAGACAGATTACCATGTATGCCGACACTTCTTATAATAGACATGAAATTCTCCACACCACGCTTCAGGATAGGATTGTAATACATAAAGAGAGCTATTGGACAAGACAGCTGAGGTACTACCTGTTTAGACAGTTCAACACTATAAATCACACCGTCATAAAATGCCATCTAACAAACAATTTGCAGAATCGCAAGAAAGAGATAGGACACATTTATCTAAGTGAATAGTACACAAGAAAAAAGTTGTATATCACTATCTAATGTGTTATACGGATGAATGAAGAATTAATCAGAAGTTGCAACATTGCATAAATAATAAACACTAGCACTTCCCAATCAGCTCTAAGAAACAAATCAGAATTCAGAAAATGTTCATTCAAGTACTTCTTCCCAGGTTTGGTAAATAAACGCAAGCTTCTAAAGCATTATTATTTCCGCTTTTGATCGAGCATCTGCACATCATTATTAACTCCACTACTATGATAATTACCAAATTGAACCTACCATAGCAAACTTTTAGTACATGCTCAAAACCTTGGATATTCTTTTCATCAGCACTATGTATTAATCTATTTAGTTCATTTGTGTAACTCAAATAGGTGACATGACTTCACAATGTATTACGTAAAGAACTAGCTCAGACTAGATACTTGTTGTACGCAAGGTCTAGCCTTTGTTAATGTCAATTTCTTCATTTCTCATCGTGATTACTAAAACATAAACAGGCTCCTCCGCATCACAAACTCCTTACTAGCTTTTGGAGGCCAATTACTTGAATTTCAATTCTGACAAACTAGGCAGTATTCAGACTGTGCCAACCCTGGTAACTAAGGGCTCAAACCTTGTTTGCCATATTAAGCTCATTTTAAAAGCTCTTGAGTCGAGCAAATGCATTTGATTGTATAGTAATCCACATGTACCAAGTTATCACCAGTCTGtggaaaaactaaaaaatccCTGAAATGTTTCTGGCTTATGATTGGCTCACAGCATAACAGCTATCAAGACACCTAAAACAGTATGTAAGATTTTTTGCACCTGTCAGTGAAAGATACAAAGCATGatgttttttattaaatagtaacaTATAGAACCTATTATCCCTTTACATCCtgaaaaatctgaattttcgtAAACTTAAGTTCCTGCATATGAAATCTAGCAGTGAAAAAAGCAACCCTCTTCAAAAAAACAACAAGAACATTTCTTCATATGAAAACCAAAATCCCCCATGAATTTGACTTATCTGAAATTTAAGATCATCGCATTTAAGTAAGAAACTTGACTTTAACTTGACTTTTGAGGATTATGTAGACGCTAGAAACTTTGCAAGCATGCATTGATGAGCTAACAAACGAGCTTGCAGGGAAACAATGTCTAATCCCTGTTTCTTCACACATGACACATGTAACACAGTGAGAAAATAATTGAATTATCCAGAAGTATTTACCATACCTCCTTTAGCATGGAGATGACTGAATCAAAGTTTGTTCCTTTTGCTAGGGCACGCGTAGCAGCTGCCTAAGAAGATACATATATACGGGCACTTATAAGGTAGATCTGATTCAGAATAACATGGAATAAGAATGTAAGAAAGCTACTGATATAAAACCTGAATAACTGGTCCATCTGCCAAAGGATCTGAATAAGGTACGCCCAATTCTATCAAGTCTGAACCGCAAGAATCAAGAACTTTCAACGCTTTTGATGTCGTAACCAAATCAGGATCACCAGCAGTTATGAAAGGAATAAGTGCAACCTGATGCATGCAAAGGGGAATAGAGTATGGAGGGTCAGAAAACAGTTAAAAAGAATAAGAACGACAATGAATCATTTTAACTTAATGAATCCTTTTTTAACTTAGTTTTAACTGTGGGAACAACCCTGCAGTATGCCTTTAAGGATGAGATTCCAAAGGATAAAAGATATTTGTGGTTATGTATATAACAACATGATATGCAGGAGCAGAAGTTAAATTTGCAGAACAGTCGGGCATCAATTGTTTTGGAAATTAATACACAAGAACTCATTTCTCAAGCACTATCCACTATAATTATTGTCATGATATTCTATGGCCGCAATCAAAGACAGACAAAATAGCTGCTCTAGTTAGCAGTTCGTAAATTTGAGTATTCAAGAGAAATCTCTAGCAACattttccttcaactcttgagAAAATCAAGCACATGATCATTAGGGGCCTACTGCACAAATAATGAAATCATACATTGTAGCTTCCGTATCTCTATCACATACATTGAATACAGACACTAGCATGTCCAGTACATGTCAAATAAGTAGAgagttttttattaaaaaaatgagtgGATATGCCAGGGATATGGATAAAACATGGGGTGGCCTTTAGGTGTAATTCAATTCGAAATCATTTTAAAATGGCTCAGATCAAAAAACCTGTTACATAAGTTATCTCAGCCATGCATTTGGAAACAATTCACATCATGGGTTTAtgattggaaaaaaagaaaaagaaacactaGGCTTTGGAGTATGAACAATCACATCAATAAGAATTGGAGCACAATGCAAATCTAAAacggtaaaaatgtatggacacCGCCTCATCAGTATGCCAGTTTGAAATGCTCGCCTCTACTTGCTCCTTTGTTTCCTCCTTTCTTTTGTGGCATTCGTACACCCGtaatcttctgttttttttcttctctctgaATTGAGTGATTTTAGTTCATCCAATCAAATCTAAGGTCTCTAATCATTCTATAGCCCAAAAATACTAGAAAATTTAGAAGCAAACTCTAACAATCCATtaaatctaacaaaaatttcaacataactAACTAGAATAACTCAAATCATtcaaaaaaaagggtcaaaagAAGAGGAGTTCAGGGGAAAAATCGAAACCAATCTCAACACGGACGAATCATCAAATGCAAGgaatggagaagaagaagaagaagaagaagaagaagaagaggctgCTTATACCTTTCCCTGTTCCcggagcttggagaaggtgtcGGAGATGGTGAGAGTCGGAGACGAAGAGACCGCGAGAGAGGCCATGGGTGGAGCGAAGGACTTGCGAGGGTAGAGGGAGACTTTGAGAGGGCGAGGTGGAGAAGAGGATCCgcgagggaggaggagagcggAGAACGATGATGAGGCTCTGAGAGCGCCGGCCATGTGCTCGATGAAATGGCGGAGGCGGCGCCCTCTCAAGCTTCGTCTATGGTGCGCGGTTTGTTGGTGGTGAGTGTACGGAAACGGTGGATTTGGGAGGGTTTTTGTTTTGGGGCGTTGAaggagggattttttttttttttttttacacgataatcctctaaaattttataatttgtttttttcaaatttatatttgacaaattttttttttttgccacgtAAGATTCTTTTTCCAAATACAGTGAATTGTTTATCGCATTTTGTCATATGGTGAATCGTTCATTGTATTTATTAAGAtcgtaaataaattatataaaaaatagaaaaaaaaataatattgttagaattatacatGAATTATTAGAATTTGTATTTGATAGTTAGGATTGTATGATTAGATTAcgaagatttttaaaattattaagattatatgaaattatacgtcagattgttaagattatatgtaatttgttgaaatttttatataatggctagaattaaacataaaatatagaaatgtttcgataaattagcaaaaaatcgTGAATAACATGTGGGAAATTGTGGAGCAGTGAATCATTAGCCgtttttaagagaaaaaggcggtgaatcgttagccgtttataaaaaaaaattcctacatGACTCCtatatgacaaaaaaaaaaagtttgccaAGAAAAATTTCATAAGGCTACTTatctaattagaaaattttataaggtaattttaagaaaaagtcCTTGAAAGAGAAGTGAAAGCCGTGGGTACAACGGGTCTGCCACGTCATCTGTGGTATCACTCCTAAAAATCTAGACCGGGTCTACCCACACTCTATTTCCCTGCAACTTGATCCTAACTGGTCAAAATTAATCAGGTGAGATTGAAATCGattatcatatttttaactCACAAATCGACTCTGATACTAAATATCATCATCCAATTCATTAGCACTTAATAAACTATTGAGTTTACACAATTGACTTATGATGTTTAAATCgagctattattattatagcttTTGatctttatacttttttttttaatatttcatatattgtctTATAAATTGTTGATGCTTGATGATTTTATATAGAAAGATTTGATTGATTGATCCATCTTGTTGAATTATTAgtactaatcattaattttataAGCTTGAGTCGTCATAACATCCATAAGTCAACTCGTTTAAAATGTACAGACATAATGCTTATATGTCTTAATTGTGATCTGATTTATTCTGATTTCTGACCATTTCAAACGTTACTTAATTCAACCCGACTTTTTCATCACTTAGAACATGATTTTGTCAAACCCAACCTCCaccaaattaaaaatagaatactgatttatttaagccaacacatCCATCACAAGAGTATTGCATAAAATTGCCAATACTGTGtataaatacaataaatttaTCATTGAAAATACATATctttatttggctaaattacataaaaccccctattaaaacctaattttttactttccccctctatcatttaaaaacctacactttgctcccttgtaaaatgaaaaatattcacaggagggtatggtgtgtaaaatgaccattttgcctctcacCATTGTCGTCTCCTCCATCATCTTCCTCAAACGCCGCCTCGATCGACCACAATTCACACCTCGATCGGCCgcaatttctctccattttcttctccacttgctccccttctcctcttgcatcctcgccgcccctcgatttcggcgatagtagggaggaaatcgagttgggtgttgatggagaggtaggcaagggcaacgagggcgaaggcgaggcggcggaggacggcgaagaaaatgtgggcaagggcgaggcagtggaggagggcgaggcgacgaggcggcggcgagccggaggggggcaaagcaacagggaagagggtgaaggggtattttcggcataaaaaaatattttataacggaaccctaacgaaaccctaacgacagggggtgaagtgcacattttttattttataagggggcaaagtgtaggtttttaaatgacagtgggggaaagtgaaaaatcggattttgacaggaagattttctgtaatttagcctttttattTAGATACATAaacttaatatatatttgattgttttatttgaatgtgagaataaaattttcaataataaattatttggtacgattttttctttctgtaaTGCGAAGTTAAGAGTTTGCATTTAGATTTTTGTAAAGTCAATTTCGGCATACATGATTTAATAAGATAATgtatttttcc
It encodes the following:
- the LOC109715858 gene encoding uncharacterized protein LOC109715858, whose amino-acid sequence is MSSLGTSKDLLEIGKFAVYVTVPIVLTYAVATESKTLHKLMGLRPYVVYPPEGPRPPSPEELREMAREIARKNNRQ
- the LOC109715789 gene encoding tryptophan synthase alpha chain-like — protein: MAGALRASSSFSALLLPRGSSSPPRPLKVSLYPRKSFAPPMASLAVSSSPTLTISDTFSKLREQGKVALIPFITAGDPDLVTTSKALKVLDSCGSDLIELGVPYSDPLADGPVIQAAATRALAKGTNFDSVISMLKEVVPQLSCPIALFMYYNPILKRGVENFMSIIRSVGIHGLVVPDVPLEETEILRDQAVKHNIELVLLTTPTTPTERMKAIVEASEGFIYLVSSVGVTGARASVSLRVQSLLQEIKQATTKPVAVGFGISKPEHVEQVAGWGADGVIFGSAIVKLLGEAKSSEDGLKELENFTRSLKAALP